One window from the genome of Ailuropoda melanoleuca isolate Jingjing chromosome 5, ASM200744v2, whole genome shotgun sequence encodes:
- the ADAMDEC1 gene encoding ADAM DEC1 gives MLCGTSQLSVVGNMSLALLSVLWLIIQTQAISIKQTPELELYEVVHPKKLHILHKREIQNNQTENGKEERYEPELKYQITLNGEEVVLHLQKSKHLLGPNYTETYYSPRGEEVITSPKNMEHCYYKGHILNEKDSVASISTCNGLRGYFTHHDQRYMIKPLKSTDQEEHAVLTYNQEELDLANHTCGVRNVGRKQGRIRTSRSLKSPEQEDFLQAEKYIDLLLVLDNAFYNTYKGNLTLIRSFVFDVMNLLNVIYNTIDIQVALVGMEIWSDGDKIKVVSNTGDTFNNFLNWHRSNLGKMKIHDHAQLLSGIGFNDGRVGMASSNSLCSPASVAVIEAKTKNNVALVGVMSHELGHVLGMPDVPYYTKCPSGSCVMNQYLSSKFPKDFSTTCRSYFEKYILSRRPKCLLQAPIPKNIITKAVCGNQLLELGEDCDCGSPKECSNPCCEAMTCKLKSEADCRGDTMNHIIQ, from the exons ATGCTGTGTGGGACTTCTCAGCTATCTGTAGTAGGCAACATGTCTTTGGCACTGCTTTCTGTCCTCTGGCTCATCATTCAAACTCAAG cAATATCCATAAAGCAAACACCTGAATTAGAGCTTTATGAAGTAGTTCATCCTAAAAAACTACATATTTTACACAAAAGGGAGATACAGAACAACCAGACAGAGAATGGCAAAGAG gaaaGATATGAACCTGAACTTAAGTATCAGATTACATTAAATGGAGAAGAAGTTGTTCTTCACCTGCAAAAAAGCAA ACATCTCCTGGGGCCAAACTACACTGAAACATATTACTCACCCAGAGGAGAGGAAGTCATTACAAGCCCTAAGAACATG gaaCATTGCTACTATAAAGGACACATACTAAATGAAAAGGATTCTGTTGCCAGCATTAGTACTTGTAATGGGTTGAG GGGATACTTCACACATCATGACCAAAGATACATGATAAAGCCTCTGAAAAGCACAGACCAAGAAGAACATGCTGTGCTCACATATAACCAGGAGGAGCTGGACCTGGCTAATCACACTTGTGGTGTAAGAAATGTTGGCAGGAAACAAGGCCGTATTCGAACCTCCAGGTCACTCAAAAGCCCAGAG CAAGAAGACTTTCTTCAGGCTGAGAAATACATTGATCTCTTGTTGGTGCTGGATAATGCCTTT TATAACACGTATAAGGGGAATCTAACTTTGATAAGAAGCTTTGTGTTTGATGTGATGAACCTACTCAATGTG ATTTATAATACCATAGATATTCAAGTGGCATTGGTAGGTATGGAAATCTGGTCGGATGGTGATAAGATCAAGGTGGTATCAAACACGGGTGACACTTTTAACAACTTTCTGAATTGGCATCGTTCTAACCTGGGAAAAATGAAGATACATGACCATGCACAGCTACTCAG TGGAATTGGTTTCAACGATGGACGTGTAGGAATGGCATCCTCGAATTCCTTGTGTTCCCCAGCTTCGGTTGCTGTTATTGAG gctaaGACAAAGAATAATGTGGCTCTTGTAGGAGTGATGTCACATGAGTTGGGTCATGTCCTTGGTATGCCTGATGTTCCATATTATACCAAGTGTCCCTCAGGGAGTTGTGTGATGAATCAATACCTGAG tTCAAAATTCCCAAAGGATTTCAGTACAACCTGCCGTTcatattttgagaaatacattttatctcGAAGACCAAAGTGCCTACTGCAAGCACcaattcctaaaaacataataacaaaaGCAGTGTGTGGGAACCAACTTCTGGAATTAGGAGAAGACTGTGATTGTGGCTCTCCTAAG GAATGTTCCAATCCTTGCTGTGAGGCCATGACCTGTAAATTAAAATCTGAAGCTGATTGTAGAGGAGACACTATGAACCATATCAT acAATGA